ctgtagaagtttcagcttcataatAGTCGTCAAAtcttttgagaaaaacagtGGAAGTCACAGAGAAATGTTTTCAGTAccccttgtccaaggctctttacgcaagcaccatGCTCTGAATTCACCAGGTGATATGAACCACACGTTGGCAACAAGCTGCACTGTACTGCAGGCAGTACTTGAAttgcagtacatgtatactgtggGGGTCTAAACATGGTTTCTTAACCTCAAACAACGAAGCCGAAAACGCtgtttttacattgttttgGAGGTTGAAAAACCGTCCTTCGACCCAATggtatcaagtactgtataTCAAGTACTGTGCCAGTACATGTATCTATGTAGTTCATCAGCGTTTAACACTACCTAATAAtgtggggggctaatcgtccttactcgcagctaagagctgaattgcgaaggacgcggctacaacgtgttcgagaagcaggcatgcgagggcgcattcagctgccagccacatcaacccattatgaccacggagcacagccaagatcgaaagtgtttgattttttcctgagggaggaaaaccggatcgtctggaaaaccctcgtggcacagcagagaaccaacgcacaactcaactcacatatggcccgaccgggaatcgaaccggggtcaccttggtgagaggtgagcgctttacgcacaagctaACCGTGCCACCTTGGTGAACCGTGCCACCTGGTGAATTTAGAGGggggtgcttgcgtaaagagccttggacaaggctatattttcaggagagtcgcataaTTCCGTGCTAAAATTATATTTGCGAAATTGTTTcactcattcctcaaaaactacagtacctctgAAAGTAATATTTATGGGGAAGCTTTACCTTCAATCGTGCAATGTAAATCTcttgatgtttgtgttttgtgtcgtacaaagagtacccaaaccttttaaTAGAAGTTTACCAGAGGGATTCAAGTGGAAATACAATAGGCCCtcatagagagagagagaggaagaAAGCAAGGGTTGCAATAATTAAATGGATAAGGAGACAAACTTCGTGTTGAGTGGGGGGGATTGGAagggcctgggcccaatttcatgactctgcttaccgtaagcacagaatcagcgcttacagaagcagggaactcTGTGCTTGCGGCAaatgtatttcacgggttagcagccaattttggcttctgcaatagcatactccacgttactagacattctatgcttacaaggctagtacAGAAATTCAGCGCCGCTAGCATGTAAGTGGGGAATCATGACTGTAAGCGCGGATTTGGGCGGTAAGctgagccatgacattgggccctggtattaCCAAGACAAGAAGTTTTGGGCTAGACATACTAAAAAGAAAGGTATCTGTGGGGAAAAGGAAAGTTTATTTGCTTTTACAAagctttttaaatttttcaaataacaaaaatctTGTCAATGGTATCTGCCTACTGGACTTTAGCAACAGCCCATGTGGGTGATTGGATATTTGTCCACATATTCAATGCTGCGAGTGGCAGTTACCTAAAGTTTCATCGtcagcttcccttaaaataataattgaaacaatcttttaaaaatgtgaaagttttatttttaataacccaacatatttgaaaaattatacAAACACATCCCTAACAACATACCCCTAATGCAAATAtacacaaataagtttttttttatgcctcaaactttttaatctttttaataaattacagttgcatgcctgaggcacaatttcacaaagctgcttgAGCATAAAAATTATGCCTGCCTggaaaaggttaccagctaaaataccatttcacataCAGCAACTTGGACTGGTATCcagcttatttttgcttagaagAATTCTTGTAGgcaatattttcttcttaagAAGCTATGAAATTTGAACCTGCCAATGATTTCCCCAAACTCTTCCTTAGaacttgggattaatcctaggacttacCACGGGGTCAGTTCCATATCCAAATacataggacgcattgaacccgtcctcagttaggacgagttactcatcctaactcgagttaggattaatcctccTAGtgttcgtgaaatcggctgcaggtttATATTAAAATGATGTGGTGTACACAAGCATAAATCTTTCTTAATAGTCTTATAAAAAATACTGCTTTGTTTAATTATCCACAAACAAAACCCGTGGCCCATAATAATTTCAAATCAACGCCCTAAATGTGGCAGACCGAAAAATATCACTAATTAGGTAAAAATTAACTACTTTTTAActcaaacattttaattgtttgtattgtcCAACTTCATACCTCGTAACCTcggtgttattatggattcatcattgtgcatgagtagacatgttgataatgtttgcaaaggagctctcatggctattaggaaaatatcacaaattcgccgctacctggatgaagcaactactcttcgtcttgttcatgccttcgtcactactagacttgattcctgcaattcacttctgtatggactccccgataaagatcttgctaaaattcaacgccttagtacagaacactgctgctcgcctcgtttcttgtctgcctcattctcaccatattacacctgtactaatgcaattgcattggctcccagttaagttttgaacagtttacaaaattcttctgttaactttcaaggctcaaacatgtcaatctcctgcttatttatctgaacttgttcatcattattgccctactcggactttacgatcatctcaacagtcattgctttctgctactagagcttcttccattttttatggccacagatctttttcttacgccgcaccgtttctttggaatagtcttcctgtgcatattcgccaagctaatactttacaatgttttaagtccttgttgaaaactcatttgtttaaagcttcttttttgtaatttgcctatttgtatcttgtatctttctctaattgtttattttattgtttctttaatgcgcttatagaggcttttgcattaggcgctttacaaatgtcttttaTTACcggtatttattattattttaccaacccaaacaaacataaacattcATGTCTCAGAAACTTCATTCGGCCTGTTCAGCAGTATGTAATAGTACTTGTTTTGTACtatattgtatatttggtttgcggaaacactatgtgtatatctacttgccaggtagagttgttcttagagaactgtctgaagctttattctactgccgcggagtagataattgGAGGTTCGGgcaacttctcagttctgaaaagaactgctttttaactattaccagggcggatggtatagaaaatagacttgactactactttagcttttaggatcgtaattaactgtactgccgcggagtcagttctgaattgttctcaagcaagacagttctctaagaacaactctacctggcaagtagatacacacatggtgttaccgcaaacaaatactgatacctcaccatgcaatgcctcaaatcctttatACTATATTGTTAGAAATTAATGTAAAGGTGATGCTTTAATTTAAAATCCTCCAGACTCTTTGTAAGCTTTTTCCATCAATGTTGCTTACCATCTGAAATCATTCAACTAAAACTTTGCAGTTCCAGATGATACCAGTTCACAAACTGTATCATATCGCAACCACAGTAGATGAATGATCAGACAGTCAACagtaaaaggaacacgttgccttggatcgagcgagttggtctatgaaaagtgttttaaaccgtttgttatgaaatgtatattgGTTAAAGGTgcttgaaaagtagaatataatgatccccACAAATATggctcgaaattgcacggttttccttaggATTAGACGTGTGAaataacacggcacgccatgtTTTGACTCCACataatggctgaccgtgttagttcccaaaataaaaaaggaaaactgcaatcttgaggcatatttgtgtggatcattatattctaattttaaaacatctttccaactatTTCATTACAAACgatttcatagaccaactcgcttGATCTAAGGCAAAGTGTCCCTATatatacatgaacatgtaatACTCTTTTTGACTGACCAATGAAAATTAAGTTTTGCAAGTGCATTTTTAAGTTATTGGTCAAACAAATTGCCCCTAAAAGTGCTGAACTATTAAATTCTCAAACTGCTTTACACAAGCACATTATTCATTGAAGTTTGTAAATTTGAttgaaaagaaatttacaaagtTTCTTTCTAATTTATCACATCTCAGAAacccaaaacatttaaaatcacAACTTAAAAAGGTAGAGGCTAAATTCTGAAATTACTTTAGCAAACACTGCTTACTTCATTTATAAGCAAAATAGGGTTGCTGAAAGGTGAGCAGACTTTATAAGCTGTTCCCTTCAGGCCCTTGGTGTCCTTAAAAAAGGGGTTGGTTCAAAAGAAATCGGCCAACCCTTTATAACTgtattttgtcaatttgttttacaagGTTGAAAGAGTGTAGACAACCACAAAGGGATCGTCTAAAGTTTTCAGCATTTCCACGGTCCCACAACCAGTTATTTGTTAAGCTCCCCTCCCCATAGAGTTATGAAATCAGTTCTTTTTAACATGAATGCAACTCTAACTTCaccaaaagaggaaattacaaaattacaatGGTTTTgaaaagtctttttttttttcttgtcaagtTTGAATGGCacaaatgagaaaataaaaaaagaggaatTCAGCTGATCCTGTGTTTAGACCAGTTTAGTTTCAGCATCAAAGCCCATTAATTTTCATACACGATGTAGTCCAACCTCCCAGAGTCCCAAAACCCCTGAAAATGTTATTTAATCAAATTAAAAGTATTTACACACAAATTCGAAATCTCAGCATAATCACCACCAAAGTGCGTGACTGATGGATGtatttaaaagtaaattttccacaaatattGGTGTTTCCTCACTTTTCTCAAGCAGCCTCTgaacacaccccccccccctgaaaaaacACTAAAATTTTATGGAATTGTTGAGAATTTTAAACTGTCCCTAAGAGCACAAAAGGAGAATAAAATATGTGAAAGAACCAAGGTTCACTGATCACATTGATTGGAGTTCAGCTCGAACACCAACTTGCACACAGTAAAACTGCATTGGTTGGGTACTTATTGTTCTATTACAAAGAATAGCCTTTCCCCTCTTGCGGCTGCAATTCAGTAGGTTTTGTACAAAGATACAATAAGTTATGCCAGCCTTCTGAAAAGGCAGCCCAAACTGTAATGTTTTGGAGTGCAATAGTGAGATTATTTATGAATCTGGAATGTCTTAGAAGCCATTAAGGTTAAGCCATATTGAACTGTACATTCCATAATAAATCAGCATGAAATTCTCCactcctgtttttgtttttaaaccaatTCAATTATATCTTACTAGTCACATGCTAGTACTTTGTTtcttactatttatttttaatatggGATAAAAAGTACACTATGTAAGCCTGCCACACCACACTTAGAAAAGACACTCGTAGCGGATGCCAAAATCTTGTAGGCAGCCTACAACTTACAAGATTGTGTTTTGGCATCCGCTACAATGGCCTTTTGAAACGTGGTATGAACGAGCAATAGTAGTGAAGCCTGCAATAAAACCCTagtattcttcctactttttaAAATCCGACTTCCAATTTTCTTACCACACAAATCTgaatgtttgtcttttaaataGCATTCAAAACGTTTTATACAGCCTAATTTTGTAAGCTAGCCCTTGCTATCATCATGGCCAAATTGCACGCCGAGCAATAGTAGAAAAAGATTAATCGTGATTACATGTAGTACAAAAATGCATAGTTTATGGCACCTATAGGCCACATATGTAATGGTTTGAATGATGAATGATGAGTATATAACCTGCCAATCAAATAACAAGGATGTATGGTATACCTTGTGCTTAATATTAAGCCGATTTCTGTACTGAATTTCTCCCTTTCTGGTGGACTTGTAAGCTACTTTCCCCATAAacttattattacaaaaatgaagTAAAATTTTCCGAAAGTAAAAGACATTCAAATTGTGTTGAAGCACAcaatttacatttaaatttaagtACTGATCTTTAATTAACACTTAAATACTGATCTAGAAAACTAGCTACTTCGTTGCAAAAGTTTTTTGGGGGAATGGTTTTAAAAGATTTCCACAATACACATTTAAGTGAATAAATGGAAAATAAATATAAGACCACATATGGCCTACCTATGATGCACAGTGAATATAGCCACGGCAGTAGCAGTGCCGGGCGGGCTTGCTCAGAAGATCAGAACGTACAAATTTCACCAGCattctgagcaaaatacactgtgctgctcagcacagatttcccccagattgaacttcagcaatgatggccccatatctaaacatgaataattttgttgaacctcttgcccttggtggactaaattggatttagaacCCACCACTAAAACTAGCTAGGCTATACTGACAGtgtgatgttttctttttttgctgaATACAAAACACTAGTTACATTTCTTAGGTTGTAAGCTTCACTTCCTGTGGcatggtattttttttagtatctTACCAATCTAAAGAACAATGATTCAAACATTAAAATGAGAACGTCCTTTCTTAGAACCGTTTGAATGTGAATTGTCCCGTGTCGCATGACATTGACCCTAAAGACATGAAAGATACATTTGTACATCATAAAACTACTTATTTGTTTgcctaaaaattaaaatttttaaaCACCTATTCAAAAATAGATTTaattttttagttgtttttcaGTTTAACTGATTTGACTTTTGGGGATTAAAATTAAGTAAGAATTAGTGTGGAATCGGTGTATTACAATTACCATGGTAAACATGAATTTTCTCATTACAAGTAAAATACTGATCAAATACGTCTGTGTACCCTTTATCCTTCCACCAAGTGCACAACTGTCGATTCCATGAACATGGCAGAATGTAAAAAAGGTCAGGTTTGTCCAGACTAATCAGCGAGTAGAAATCTTGATCTCCGAGATGACCCTTGAAGTAGTATTTGCTTGTGAGCTCGACGATCTTGTCCGGATTGATGTAACTGTGATAAGCGGTGctcctttttattttatcaaaatctAAGAGAAAAACGCCGCTGTTGAATCCAGTCAGGCCATTAGGTGGTGGGTCACCAGCTTTTGTCCCTTTGTTTAAATTGCGGTAGTACGACAACATATGACGGTATACCGGTTGCATCTCTCTCGCCAAACCCATGATGTTGTCGCCAACGAAGTGATCAAAGTGGTCAAATAACTCTTTGATGTCAGTCATGAACTTCAAATCGGTGTCCAGCATGATGACTTTGTGGACATAGTCAGGAAGTATACCACGGTGCAGAGCAACGGATAAAAAGAAGATCGCGTCTTGGTAGTAGGGGTTACCTTTAGAGACTTTTGCTTGAAGCATGGATACTAGTGGTGCAATCTGTTGGGCTAGCTCTTCCACATCCATGAAGTGAAACtgtgaaaaatataaaaagttgtGAATTTAGTttaatacacaaaaaaaaagattctgGAAAAGGAGAACAGTCCTAAAGAATGGCTTCAAGGTAAAATTCACTTTTATGATGCACCTATATTCCAATGAATAGATAGAGTCCCTGTGAAAGAGCAAGCacaattacaagtaaagtgtcttattaaattaaattagtgTAAAATGCCATTTTATTTTATCCCCTTTCAGAATTATTATCGATTGTTATTGTCTTGATGATGGTCTATGTAATATTTCAAAACTTAATAGCCAATGGCTAAATTGTGTCAATTTGGAAACAAGGAACACCCACGTTGTGCACCACTCTTATACTGCTATGGTTACAGAACTTTCCTTGGCCTAAgccctaagtcctaagataaatcctaagtaaggaagagttgGGTGAAATCGTCAGCTGGTCTTTTAAAAACAGCTcaggtccagtaaacattttgagcaacaagccctgtggTGGTGTTGATTTTGCCCAGTTGAGCACTGACTGTACATTGTATTGTATGCTGGGGCAGTACAGACATCATCTCAACCTGCTACAAAGTAAACAATGCAAGAACATGAGTTTGAAGTCATCGGATCCTGACTAGATTCTGGTTTTACCTGGAATTTATTTTTGGCAACACCCTCATCAGTAATTTTCTGCAAAGTCTCTGTAATAAACTCACGACCCGGTTTGTCAACAACGAAAAAAAAGTGCAGATTGATCGATGCCTTGTCCAAAATTGATTTGGTGCAATCAATGAATCTCTGCTTCAAATGTGGCATTTTGTGAGTGTTGGTGAGGCTTTGAATAATGTGGTATGGGTAATTGTTGACATCACTTGGTAAATCCTGAACTTTGGGCTTTTTTGGGTGTAGATCACTTGATTgtttttgaacgccttgttgaTGAGCAACTGGTTGCTGCTGTGCTGATTTTGCTGGTTGTGCTGCTACCCCCTGTGGTAACTTGATAGGCTGTTGCAATGGAATTGCAGGTTGTTGTACATTGTTCTGCTGGTTGGCAGCTTGTTGTTTTGCAGTGTCTTGTTGAGCAGCATGTTGTTGCTGTGGTAGTGCTGCTGGCTGGTTAGCACCGTGTTGGGTTTGTGCCGCCTGTTGCTGATGAGCTGCATGCTGCTGCTGTGGTAGTGCTGCTGGCTGGTTAGCACCGTGTTGTGCCGCCTGTTGCTGATGAGCCGCATGCTGCTGCTTTGCTTCCTCTGGTTGTGAAGCTTGTTGCTGTTTTGCTGCTGGGTGCTGCTTCTGATGATTAACATGAACATTGGGGAGGTTCTGattatttatattgttattgATCTGtttgtcaaattcaaatttgttccGGGATCCCGCATGGCGCTCTTCTAGATCTTTCATTGACTGCACGTGTCGtggatcatcatcatcatactTGGCACCCCCGAATCTCTTCACCAAGACTCCATCATGATAGTCAGTATGCAAATATGGTCCAACTTTGACATTTTTGTCAGGTTCAGTATCAATATCAGTCAATCTCACCCTAATTTCACCAAAATGCATTTTCTGGTGAACAAATCGCCCAGCCGCAAAACCTATACTTCCAACAACCAGAGTAACGACGAAGAGTCTCACTATCCTCAGTCTACAAAGCCACCGCAGTGTGCCAGTCGATGGAACGGCAGACCCTAGCCGAGTCCGGGATCGGGAGTTGCTGACGAACTGCATTTCTTCCGCCGTGGATTTGCTCGTTTCGTCGGGGCGCTGTTGCCTCTGCTTTGGTGAGTTCCGTTGCCCGACGTCGCTCTTGTCCTTGTCGGGGTCGTTCTTTCGCTTCCGAACCATTTGTGTTGCTGTTCCGCGTTCGGGTGTAGTCCACAAACACAGTAGTGACAGCCAATTGCAGGTATTCTAAACCAAACAGTGTTAATTCTTCATGATCACTCACCCATGTCGTCAATGTATTTTCATTTCGAGATCAGATTATTCAGAACTAGAAAACTACGTTAGATAGAACGTGCAAGCAAAGGATAATATTCATCGATCGTCGTTTTCACATAAAACACACCTGTACAAATTCATCGGGATTCTTAATTATTGTTCGTATAGCGGAAAATACTGTTGTGCTTAGTTTATACACAGTCCAAGTAGTCCTGGGGAAAAAGTACGAGAGGCTGACAGAACTACGAAGGTCATAGGTTACTGTACCTGCTATTTGGACGTTCCATTTTTAGTGGGAAACGTTCAttataaaactaaaacataatatttaaaaactgtttCGATCATTACAATTTATACTCGAGTGAAAACATGGTGAAACacagtttatttttaacatttgtgtacaaaatagtgaATTAAATTATTATGAATTAGATTAAAAGAATACAGCAAATACAAGTATTTACCCCTTTTTGATAAATGAATGCGACCGACTCCAATGCACCTCGGGAAACGTACATTTtttgattactttttttttgttgtgtCGTCTGCTGCATGTTGCATggcaaaaaatattttagaaaatCGGAACCAATTCAACTTGAAATTTGGTGAATACACGGTAAGAATTTAATTCTTTTGAGCATTTTTAAactggtttattattattgctattgATTTAGCCAATAATTAGTTGGTATACTTGGTTGGTTAGTCCTATTCGTCGATGGGCAGAACTCTCAGTTTTCTCTTGAAATGATGAATGGTGGAGCCACATTTGATGCAGAAATAAATGACTCAGGCAAATTGTTCCAAATTTGTACCACTCTATACAGTTTTGTGATCGTCGAGGCAAAATCAGTGTCACCTACAAACCTAAACATGGATTTGGAGGAAGAAAATTCTCCATAAATTCAtgctataattttttttaaataccttaattaaaaaaactaaGATTAAGAAGTCGGTAAGTTTCTACCAAacaccattttgattttgtcaagAAACGTTTTGTTGTTTGATGCTTGACAAAAattaaggataactttccgtatggcgccaccactttttcacaaatttttacaaaaagggttatCTAATTGaagtaaataagatactatattatttcatatcaaatgaaaaagtggtggcgccatacggaaacttttccaaaattaaAAAGCACAGCTTGTGCCACAGACAGGCAGGATGAAAATGACCATCATCAGATCATCCATGGTCATGGACACTTGCATTGCAAATGCATGTTCAATATAAGTTGTTGAACTTTGATTTTGACAATAAATAAACTACTTAGCTCTGCATAATTCTAGACTCTAGTCATACTCATGTCATAAATCATAATAAAGTGATTATATAAGagtaactatgaaaaaaaaataagagtaactatgaatagtaaacttcgGGTACATCCATGGgacatgtgtaaaatctcttttgcgCCGGGAGtgttgctctgaaaagagcccctgaacactccctcaaaaaagagattttacacatggttgtaccacaCGGCATGCACAagtttcttatttattattatacccttattctccacaccatgcaaagccaAGCACCATCATTTTTTAtagggacacaggtgtcacgactgggactcaagcccacactctgctgattagaaacaccagacaTGCAGCCTAGAGCTTGAGTTGAGTCAAATGTTCGTATCTGCTCAGCCATGAAACACCACTCATTGGTTC
This region of Asterias rubens chromosome 18, eAstRub1.3, whole genome shotgun sequence genomic DNA includes:
- the LOC117302319 gene encoding uncharacterized protein LOC117302319, whose product is MVRKRKNDPDKDKSDVGQRNSPKQRQQRPDETSKSTAEEMQFVSNSRSRTRLGSAVPSTGTLRWLCRLRIVRLFVVTLVVGSIGFAAGRFVHQKMHFGEIRVRLTDIDTEPDKNVKVGPYLHTDYHDGVLVKRFGGAKYDDDDPRHVQSMKDLEERHAGSRNKFEFDKQINNNINNQNLPNVHVNHQKQHPAAKQQQASQPEEAKQQHAAHQQQAAQHGANQPAALPQQQHAAHQQQAAQTQHGANQPAALPQQQHAAQQDTAKQQAANQQNNVQQPAIPLQQPIKLPQGVAAQPAKSAQQQPVAHQQGVQKQSSDLHPKKPKVQDLPSDVNNYPYHIIQSLTNTHKMPHLKQRFIDCTKSILDKASINLHFFFVVDKPGREFITETLQKITDEGVAKNKFQFHFMDVEELAQQIAPLVSMLQAKVSKGNPYYQDAIFFLSVALHRGILPDYVHKVIMLDTDLKFMTDIKELFDHFDHFVGDNIMGLAREMQPVYRHMLSYYRNLNKGTKAGDPPPNGLTGFNSGVFLLDFDKIKRSTAYHSYINPDKIVELTSKYYFKGHLGDQDFYSLISLDKPDLFYILPCSWNRQLCTWWKDKGYTDVFDQYFTCNEKIHVYHGNCNTPIPH